A window from Streptomyces sp. NBC_00299 encodes these proteins:
- a CDS encoding IucA/IucC family protein, translating into MTLSDAVAHLSPHRWARANRLLIRKALAEFAHERLITPEATGAGEYAVRSDDGLTRYTFKAVIRALDHWQVDADSITRHRDGAELPLAALDFFIELQKSLGLSDEVLPVYLEEISSTLSGTCYKLTKPQVPVAELVKSGFQAIETGMTEGHPCFVANNGRLGFGIHEYLSYAPETASPVRLVWLAAHRSRAAFTAGVGIDYESFVRQELGEETVERFNGVLRDQDLDPADYLLIPVHPWQWWNKLTVTFAAEVARGHLVCVGEGDDEYLAQQSIRTFFNRSSPEKHYVKTALSVINMGFMRGLSAAYMEATPAINDWLAQLIDNDPVLRDTGLSIIRERAAVGYRHLEYEAATDRYSPYRKMLAALWRESPVASLREGESLATMASLVHVDHEGASFAGALIEQSGLAPVEWLRRYLKAYYTPLLHSFYAYDLVYMPHGENVILALRDGAVERAIYKDIAEEIAVMDPDAVLPPTVERLRVEVPEDKKLLSVFTDVFDCFFRFLAANLAAEGILEEDDFWRTVAEVTRDYQHSVPELADKFKQYDMFAPEFALSCLNRLQLRNNKQMVDLADPAGALQLVGNLKNPIAGL; encoded by the coding sequence ATGACCCTGTCCGACGCCGTAGCGCATCTGTCCCCCCACCGCTGGGCGCGGGCCAACCGCCTCCTGATCCGCAAAGCACTCGCCGAGTTCGCGCACGAGCGGCTCATCACGCCGGAGGCCACCGGCGCCGGCGAGTACGCCGTCCGCAGCGACGACGGTCTGACGCGGTACACCTTCAAGGCGGTGATCCGGGCCCTCGACCACTGGCAGGTCGACGCCGACTCGATCACCCGCCACCGGGACGGCGCCGAACTCCCGCTCGCCGCCCTGGACTTCTTCATCGAGCTGCAGAAGTCCCTGGGCCTGAGCGACGAGGTCCTGCCGGTCTACCTGGAGGAGATCTCCTCCACCCTCTCCGGCACCTGCTACAAGCTCACCAAGCCGCAGGTCCCGGTCGCGGAGCTCGTGAAGTCCGGCTTCCAGGCCATCGAGACCGGCATGACCGAGGGCCACCCCTGCTTCGTCGCCAACAACGGGCGGCTCGGCTTCGGCATCCACGAGTACCTGTCGTACGCCCCCGAGACCGCGAGCCCGGTCCGCCTGGTGTGGCTCGCGGCCCACCGCTCGCGCGCCGCGTTCACGGCCGGCGTCGGCATCGACTACGAGTCCTTCGTACGGCAGGAGCTGGGCGAGGAGACCGTCGAGCGCTTCAACGGCGTCCTGCGCGACCAGGACCTCGACCCCGCCGACTACCTCCTCATCCCCGTCCACCCCTGGCAGTGGTGGAACAAGCTCACCGTCACCTTCGCCGCCGAGGTCGCCCGGGGGCACCTCGTCTGCGTCGGCGAGGGCGACGACGAGTACCTGGCCCAGCAGTCGATCCGGACCTTCTTCAACCGGTCCAGCCCCGAGAAGCACTACGTGAAGACGGCCCTGTCCGTCATCAACATGGGCTTCATGCGCGGCCTCTCGGCGGCGTACATGGAGGCCACCCCGGCCATCAACGACTGGCTCGCCCAGCTCATCGACAACGACCCGGTACTGCGGGACACCGGCCTGTCGATCATCCGCGAGCGCGCCGCCGTCGGCTACCGGCACCTGGAGTACGAGGCGGCCACGGACCGCTACTCGCCGTACCGCAAGATGCTGGCCGCGCTCTGGCGCGAGAGCCCCGTCGCCTCCCTCCGGGAGGGCGAGTCGCTGGCCACCATGGCGTCCCTCGTCCACGTCGACCACGAGGGCGCGTCCTTCGCGGGCGCGCTGATCGAGCAGTCGGGGCTGGCACCGGTGGAGTGGCTGCGCCGCTACCTGAAGGCGTACTACACCCCGCTGCTGCACAGCTTCTACGCCTACGACCTCGTCTACATGCCGCACGGCGAGAACGTCATCCTGGCCCTGAGGGACGGCGCCGTCGAGCGCGCGATCTACAAGGACATCGCCGAGGAGATCGCGGTCATGGACCCGGACGCGGTGCTGCCGCCGACGGTCGAACGGCTGCGCGTGGAGGTCCCCGAGGACAAGAAGCTCCTGTCCGTCTTCACGGACGTCTTCGACTGCTTCTTCCGCTTCCTCGCCGCCAACCTCGCGGCCGAGGGAATCCTGGAGGAGGACGACTTCTGGCGCACGGTCGCCGAGGTCACCCGGGACTACCAGCACTCGGTGCCCGAACTCGCCGACAAGTTCAAGCAGTACGACATGTTCGCCCCCGAGTTCGCCCTGTCCTGCCTCAACCGCCTCCAGCTGCGCAACAACAAGCAGATGGTCGACCTCGCGGACCCGGCCGGCGCCCTCCAGCTGGTCGGCAACCTGAAGAACCCCATCGCAGGGCTGTAG
- a CDS encoding purple acid phosphatase family protein yields the protein MGVPQQLAERMSMAEQHAYLRAKFSRRTMIRGGAVTLGAVAGGTFVPGATAQAAVPTRTAPHTETVDGALVAPFGRHLAYGNDARTEMTVSWQVPVAVKKPFVRIGAHPWDLSRKIEAEVRTLHTPAGVGASADHTQYYVHAKLSHLRPGRTYCYGVGHQGFDPAESHLLGTLGTFTTAPAHKEPFTFTAFGDQGVSYHGLANDSLLLGQDPAFHLHAGDIAYADPAGQGKAADTGFDSRVWDQFLAQTESVAKSVPWMVSYGNHDMEAWYSPNGYGGEEARFTLPDNGPDRRNLPGVYSFVHGNTAVISLDPNDVSYEIPANLGISGGTQTKWFEAQLKKFRAAHDIDFVVVFFHHCAYCTSTAHASEGGVRQEWVPLFEKYQVDLVINGHNHQYERTDVIKGDKVTKKLEIGGTAYPETEGVVYVTAGAAGRSLYAFSAPDSYEGHENEVDSVASFVNLKDGKQNETVAWSRVRYLNYSFLRVDVQPAPRGRYATLKVQGIAETGDRIDHFTVARRAK from the coding sequence ATGGGAGTACCCCAGCAGCTGGCCGAGCGCATGAGCATGGCCGAGCAGCACGCATACCTGCGCGCCAAGTTCTCGCGGCGCACGATGATCAGAGGCGGCGCCGTCACGCTGGGCGCCGTCGCGGGCGGCACCTTCGTACCCGGCGCCACCGCACAGGCCGCCGTGCCGACGCGGACGGCCCCGCACACCGAGACCGTCGACGGCGCCCTCGTCGCCCCCTTCGGCCGCCACCTCGCCTACGGCAACGACGCACGCACCGAGATGACCGTCTCGTGGCAGGTCCCGGTCGCCGTGAAGAAGCCGTTCGTGCGGATCGGCGCCCACCCCTGGGACCTCTCCCGCAAGATCGAGGCCGAGGTCCGCACCCTCCACACCCCGGCCGGCGTCGGGGCGAGCGCCGACCACACCCAGTACTACGTCCACGCCAAGCTCAGCCACCTGCGCCCGGGCCGGACGTACTGCTACGGCGTCGGCCACCAGGGCTTCGACCCCGCCGAGTCGCACCTGCTCGGCACCCTCGGCACCTTCACCACCGCGCCCGCACACAAGGAGCCGTTCACCTTCACGGCCTTCGGCGACCAGGGCGTCAGCTACCACGGCCTCGCCAACGACAGCCTGCTTCTCGGTCAGGACCCGGCGTTCCACCTGCACGCCGGTGACATCGCGTACGCCGACCCGGCCGGCCAGGGCAAGGCCGCCGACACCGGCTTCGACTCGCGGGTGTGGGACCAGTTCCTGGCCCAGACCGAGTCGGTCGCCAAGTCGGTGCCGTGGATGGTGAGTTACGGCAACCACGACATGGAGGCCTGGTACTCGCCCAACGGCTACGGCGGCGAGGAGGCCCGCTTCACGCTCCCCGACAACGGGCCGGACCGGAGGAACCTGCCGGGCGTCTACTCCTTCGTCCACGGCAACACCGCGGTCATCTCGCTCGACCCGAACGACGTGTCGTACGAGATCCCCGCCAACCTCGGCATCTCCGGCGGCACGCAGACCAAGTGGTTCGAGGCGCAGCTGAAGAAGTTCCGGGCGGCCCACGACATCGACTTCGTCGTCGTGTTCTTCCATCACTGCGCGTACTGCACCTCCACCGCGCACGCCTCGGAGGGGGGTGTGCGCCAGGAGTGGGTGCCGCTGTTCGAGAAGTACCAGGTGGACCTGGTCATCAACGGCCACAATCACCAGTACGAGCGCACGGACGTGATCAAGGGCGACAAGGTCACGAAGAAGCTGGAGATCGGCGGCACGGCGTACCCCGAGACCGAGGGCGTGGTGTACGTGACCGCGGGTGCGGCGGGCCGCAGCCTGTACGCGTTCAGCGCTCCGGACTCCTACGAGGGGCACGAGAACGAGGTCGACTCCGTGGCCTCCTTCGTCAACCTCAAGGACGGCAAGCAGAACGAGACGGTCGCCTGGTCCCGGGTGCGCTACCTCAACTACTCGTTCCTGCGGGTGGACGTCCAGCCCGCCCCGCGGGGCCGCTACGCCACCCTGAAGGTCCAGGGCATCGCCGAGACCGGTGACCGGATCGACCACTTCACGGTGGCTCGCCGGGCCAAGTAG
- a CDS encoding GNAT family N-acetyltransferase — MSIGTFTVRALDPLKDAELLHRWVTDPKAAFWMMQDAKLQDVEREYMRIAAHEHHHAYLGLHDGEPAFLMEKYDPRYVELVGLYEPEPGDVGMHFLVAPTDRPISGFTRAVITAVMDELFADPGTRRVVVEPDVGNKAVHALNEAVGFVPDREIDKPEKRALLSFCTRDQFLSARGVAV, encoded by the coding sequence ATGAGCATTGGCACTTTCACCGTCCGCGCCCTCGACCCCCTGAAGGACGCCGAGCTGCTGCACCGCTGGGTAACCGACCCCAAGGCGGCCTTCTGGATGATGCAGGACGCGAAACTCCAGGACGTCGAGCGCGAGTACATGCGCATCGCGGCCCACGAGCACCACCACGCCTACCTGGGCCTGCACGACGGCGAACCGGCGTTCCTGATGGAGAAGTACGACCCCCGGTACGTCGAGCTGGTCGGCCTGTACGAGCCCGAGCCCGGCGATGTCGGCATGCACTTCCTGGTCGCCCCCACCGACCGGCCCATCAGCGGCTTCACCCGCGCCGTCATCACCGCCGTGATGGACGAGCTGTTCGCCGACCCGGGTACCCGCCGGGTCGTCGTGGAGCCCGACGTGGGCAACAAGGCCGTACACGCGCTGAACGAGGCCGTGGGCTTTGTTCCCGACCGTGAGATCGACAAGCCGGAGAAGCGCGCGCTGCTGAGCTTCTGCACGCGCGATCAGTTCTTGTCCGCCCGAGGAGTAGCTGTATGA
- a CDS encoding beta-N-acetylhexosaminidase, with translation MRQRHRSFRLLGSLLLVAMGVSVTGAAPAPAVSTTPLDRVVPAPASVAPSGSPYRITRDTRIRVDDSREARRVGDYLAAVLRPSTGYRLPVTAHGGGGIQLRLAKGSYGDEGYRLDSGRKGVTITAARPAGLFHGVQTLRQLLPAAVEKDSVQRGPWLVAGGTIKDTPRYGWRGAMLDVSRHFFSVDQVKRYIDQLALYKINKLHLHLSDDQGWRIAIDSWPRLTTYGGSTQVGGGPGGYYTKADYKEIVRYASSRYLEVVPEIDMPGHTNAALASYAELNCDGVAPPLYTGTEVGFSSLCVNKDITYDFVDDVIRELAALTPGKYLHIGGDEAHSTSHEDYVKFMDRVQPLVAKYGKTVVGWHQLTGATPAKGALAQYWGLDGTSAEEKAQVARAAQNGTGIVLSPADRIYLDMKYTADTPLGLDWAGLVEVRRSYDWDPGNYLPGAPASAIRGVEAPLWSETLTKSADIEYMAFPRLPGVAELGWSPASTHDWDAYKVRLAAQAERWEALGIGFYRSPQVPWPTA, from the coding sequence GTGAGACAGCGCCACAGATCGTTTCGCCTTCTCGGTTCCCTGCTGCTCGTCGCGATGGGCGTCTCCGTGACGGGGGCGGCCCCCGCGCCGGCGGTGTCGACCACCCCGCTCGACCGGGTGGTCCCCGCGCCCGCCTCGGTCGCCCCGAGCGGATCCCCCTACCGGATCACCCGCGACACCCGCATACGCGTCGACGACTCCCGCGAGGCCCGCCGCGTCGGCGACTACCTCGCGGCCGTCCTGCGCCCCTCCACGGGCTACCGTCTCCCGGTCACCGCCCACGGTGGCGGCGGTATCCAACTGCGCCTGGCGAAGGGCTCGTACGGCGACGAGGGCTACCGCCTCGACAGCGGCCGCAAGGGCGTCACCATCACCGCGGCCCGGCCCGCCGGGCTCTTCCACGGCGTCCAGACCCTGCGCCAACTGCTGCCGGCGGCCGTCGAGAAGGACTCCGTCCAGCGGGGCCCCTGGCTGGTCGCGGGCGGCACGATCAAGGACACCCCGCGCTACGGCTGGCGCGGCGCCATGCTCGACGTCTCCCGGCACTTCTTCAGCGTCGACCAGGTCAAGCGCTACATCGACCAGCTCGCCCTCTACAAGATCAACAAGCTGCATCTGCACCTCAGCGACGACCAGGGCTGGCGCATCGCCATCGACTCCTGGCCGCGCCTGACGACGTACGGCGGCTCGACCCAGGTCGGCGGCGGTCCCGGCGGGTACTACACCAAGGCCGACTACAAGGAGATCGTCCGGTACGCGTCCTCCCGCTATCTGGAGGTCGTCCCCGAGATCGACATGCCCGGCCACACCAACGCCGCCCTCGCGTCCTACGCCGAGCTGAACTGCGACGGCGTCGCGCCCCCGCTCTACACCGGCACCGAGGTCGGCTTCAGCTCGCTGTGCGTCAACAAGGACATCACGTACGACTTCGTGGACGACGTGATCCGGGAGCTCGCCGCGCTCACGCCGGGCAAGTACCTCCACATCGGCGGGGACGAGGCGCACTCGACCAGCCACGAGGACTATGTGAAGTTCATGGACCGCGTGCAGCCGCTCGTCGCCAAGTACGGCAAGACGGTGGTCGGCTGGCATCAGCTCACCGGGGCGACTCCGGCGAAGGGCGCTCTCGCGCAGTACTGGGGGCTGGACGGCACGAGCGCCGAGGAGAAGGCGCAGGTCGCCAGGGCCGCGCAGAACGGGACGGGGATCGTGCTGTCCCCGGCCGACCGGATCTACCTCGACATGAAGTACACGGCGGACACTCCGCTGGGGCTGGACTGGGCCGGTCTGGTCGAGGTGAGGCGGTCGTACGACTGGGATCCCGGCAACTACCTTCCCGGGGCGCCCGCTTCGGCGATCCGGGGTGTCGAGGCGCCGCTGTGGAGCGAGACGCTCACCAAGTCCGCGGACATCGAGTACATGGCCTTCCCGAGGCTGCCGGGCGTGGCCGAGCTGGGCTGGTCGCCGGCGTCCACGCATGACTGGGATGCCTACAAGGTGCGGCTTGCTGCGCAGGCTGAGCGGTGGGAGGCGTTGGGGATCGGGTTCTATCGGTCGCCGCAGGTTCCTTGGCCTACGGCGTGA
- a CDS encoding DUF4429 domain-containing protein yields the protein MAEIIQKDGTWVFDGDALRLTPGRDKNVSLFRKTLGELVVPLGALAGVSFEQGKKAGRLRLRLRDGADPLLHATGGRLTEPNDPYQLIVESDRYGVAEYFVDEVRNALLLDQVPADPVDAYLLPGPSVPLSVSAGDGTATFDGENIRLEWNWKTEDAKAAAGSRSLTVTDLTAVEWHPAAGLENGHLRFTVRNAPTKAPPKYDPNSVELWGFKKDPLMALVAAAVQARLPHPARAAGTAVADARPELPSPRVAAAEDDHDALLRRLRELGELHHTGVLTDEEFTLAKQAVLKRM from the coding sequence ATGGCGGAAATCATCCAGAAGGACGGCACGTGGGTCTTCGACGGCGACGCACTACGGCTGACTCCCGGACGGGACAAGAACGTCAGCCTGTTCCGCAAGACGCTGGGTGAACTGGTCGTCCCCCTGGGGGCGTTGGCGGGGGTCTCCTTCGAGCAGGGCAAGAAGGCCGGGCGGCTGCGACTGCGGCTGCGTGACGGCGCCGACCCGCTGCTGCACGCCACCGGCGGCCGGCTCACCGAGCCCAACGACCCGTATCAGCTGATCGTCGAGTCCGACCGCTACGGCGTCGCCGAGTACTTCGTGGACGAGGTGCGCAACGCCCTGCTGCTCGACCAGGTCCCGGCCGACCCGGTCGACGCGTACCTGCTGCCGGGCCCGTCGGTGCCCCTGTCGGTCTCCGCCGGGGACGGCACCGCGACCTTCGACGGCGAGAACATCCGCCTGGAGTGGAACTGGAAGACGGAGGACGCCAAGGCCGCCGCCGGCAGCCGCTCCCTCACGGTCACCGACCTCACGGCCGTGGAGTGGCATCCGGCGGCGGGCCTGGAGAACGGGCACCTCCGCTTCACCGTCAGGAACGCGCCCACCAAGGCCCCGCCCAAGTACGACCCGAACTCGGTGGAGCTGTGGGGCTTCAAGAAGGACCCGCTGATGGCCCTGGTCGCGGCGGCGGTCCAGGCCCGCCTCCCGCATCCGGCCAGGGCCGCCGGTACGGCCGTGGCGGACGCGCGACCGGAGCTGCCTTCCCCTCGGGTCGCGGCCGCCGAGGACGACCACGACGCCCTCCTGCGCCGCCTGCGCGAACTCGGCGAGCTCCATCACACGGGTGTGCTGACGGACGAGGAGTTCACCTTGGCCAAGCAGGCGGTTCTCAAGCGGATGTAG
- a CDS encoding lysine N(6)-hydroxylase/L-ornithine N(5)-oxygenase family protein, with product MTARPENPTKTHDFVGIGLGPFNLGLACLTEPIDELDGVFLETKPDFEWHAGMFLDGAHLQTPFMSDLVTLADPTSPYSFLNYLKEKGRLYSFYIRENFYPLRVEYDDYCRWAANKLSSIRFSTTVAEVTYEDELYVVTTTAGDTYRARHLVLGTGTPPFIPEACQGLGGDFIHNSRYLQNKAELQKKESITLVGSGQSAAEIYYDLLSEIDVHGYRLNWVTRSPRFFPLEYTKLTLEMTSPEYVDYFRELPEATRYRLTAEQKGLFKGIDGDLINEIFDLLYQKNLGGPVPTRLLTNSSLNGAAYENGTYTLSFRQEEQQKDFDLDSQGLVLATGYKYAEPEFLAPVKDRLVYDSQGNFDVARNYAVDVTGRGVFLQNAGVHTHSITSPDLGMGPYRNAYIIRELLGTEYYPVEKTIAFQEFSV from the coding sequence TTGACCGCGCGTCCTGAAAACCCGACCAAAACCCATGATTTCGTGGGGATCGGGCTCGGCCCGTTCAACCTCGGCCTCGCCTGCCTGACCGAGCCGATCGACGAGCTCGACGGCGTCTTCCTGGAGACGAAGCCGGACTTCGAGTGGCACGCGGGCATGTTCCTGGACGGTGCCCACCTCCAGACCCCGTTCATGTCGGACCTGGTCACCCTGGCCGACCCGACCTCGCCGTACTCCTTCCTGAACTACCTGAAGGAGAAGGGCCGCCTGTACTCGTTCTACATCCGGGAGAACTTCTACCCGCTGCGGGTCGAGTACGACGACTACTGCCGCTGGGCCGCGAACAAGCTGAGCAGCATCCGCTTCAGCACGACGGTCGCCGAGGTGACGTACGAGGACGAGCTGTACGTCGTGACGACGACCGCCGGTGACACCTACCGCGCCCGTCACCTCGTCCTCGGCACCGGCACCCCGCCCTTCATACCCGAGGCCTGCCAGGGCCTGGGCGGCGACTTCATCCACAACTCCCGCTATCTGCAGAACAAGGCGGAGCTGCAGAAGAAGGAGTCGATCACGCTGGTCGGCTCCGGGCAGTCCGCGGCGGAGATCTACTACGACCTGCTCAGCGAGATCGACGTCCACGGCTACCGGCTGAACTGGGTCACCCGCTCCCCGCGCTTCTTCCCGCTGGAGTACACCAAGCTCACGCTGGAGATGACGTCGCCGGAGTACGTCGACTACTTCCGCGAGCTGCCGGAGGCGACCCGCTACCGCCTCACGGCCGAGCAGAAGGGCCTGTTCAAGGGCATCGACGGCGATCTGATCAACGAGATCTTCGACCTGCTCTACCAGAAGAACCTCGGCGGCCCGGTCCCGACCCGGCTGCTCACCAACTCCTCGCTGAACGGGGCGGCGTACGAGAACGGCACGTACACCCTGTCCTTCCGCCAGGAGGAGCAGCAGAAGGACTTCGACCTCGACTCGCAGGGCCTGGTGCTGGCCACCGGCTACAAGTACGCCGAGCCGGAGTTCCTCGCTCCCGTCAAGGACCGGCTGGTCTACGACTCGCAGGGCAACTTCGACGTCGCCCGCAACTACGCCGTCGACGTCACCGGCCGCGGCGTCTTCCTCCAGAACGCCGGCGTCCACACGCACAGCATCACCAGCCCGGACCTGGGCATGGGCCCGTACCGGAACGCGTACATCATCCGCGAGCTGCTCGGCACCGAGTACTACCCGGTCGAGAAGACCATCGCGTTCCAGGAGTTCTCCGTATGA